Below is a genomic region from Dechloromonas denitrificans.
ATTGCAGGTGGGCGATTTTTTCGGCCTGCTTGGCCATCGTCGCCTGTTGCAGCAGCATCTGTTCGGCGCGCATGTCTTCGAACTTGCTGTAGTTGCCGCCGTAGCGGACCAGCTTGGCGTTGTCGATATGCAACGTGACGCTGGTGATCGCATCGAGGAATTCGCGGTCGTGGCTGATCATCACCAGCGTGCCCTGATAACGCTTGAGCCAGGCTTCAAGCCAGACGAGCGCGTCCAAGTCGAGGTGGTTGGTCGGTTCGTCGAGCAGCAGGATGTCGGACGGACACATCAGCGCGCGGGCCAGTTGCAGGCGCATGCGCCAGCCGCCGGAGAAGCTGTTGACCGGCTCTTCAAGCTGGGCGACCGAGAAACCGAGGCCGAGGATCAGCGCCTGGGCGCGAGCCGGGGCGTCATGTGCACCGGCATCGTGCAGCGCCATGTAGGCTTCGGCCATGCGCATGCCGTCGTCGCTCGCTTCAGCAGCGGCCACTTCGGCATTGGCGGCGAGCAGCGTGCTGTCGCCTTCGATCACGAAGTCGGTCGCCGACTGATCGGTTTCCGGCATGTCCTGCGCCACCTGCGCCATGCGCCACGAGGTCGGCATCGAAAAATCGCCGCCATCTTCGTGCAAGGTGCCGTTGATCAGGCCGAACAGCGTTGATTTGCCGGCGCCGTTACGGCCGACCAGGCCGACCTTTTCGCCGGGATTGACGGTAACCGAGGTCTTGTCGAGCAAGACCTTGCTGCCACGGCGCAAGGTAACGTTTCTGAGGAGGATCATGCGGTGTTCTTTTCCTGGGGATTGAGGTCGCCATCGACATAGAACCAGCGCCCGTCTTCGCGGACGAAGCGGCTGATTTCATAGAGTCGGTAGCCGCGCCCGCCGATACGGTAGCGGGCGATGAATTCGACCGTCGCATGATTTTCATCGACGGCCTGGTGACACTTGACGTTAAGGCCCAGCCACTTCGTGCCGTCGTCACTCAGATCGAGTTCGGACGGGCGCGTCGAGGCGTGCCAGGTGGCCAGCAGGTAAGGCGCCAGATTCAGCACATAGGCGCTGTAGCGCGAGCGCATCAGCGCTTCCGCGGTCGACGCGATTTCGGCCCCGGAATGCAGTTGACCGCAACAAACCGCGTAAGGCTTGCCACCGCCACAGGGGCAAGCCGCTGCCGGCTTCATGGTGTCTCGACGACTTCGCCGCCCAGGGCCTCGATGACTTGCGGCAGGAAACGGGCGAATTCGCCGGTCATCAGCGCGAAATCGGCATCGAATTGCTCGTCGGCGCGCTCGGCGCTCTTTTCGGCCTCTTCCTTGAGCAGGTCAAGGAAAGCGAGACGCTTGATTTCAAGCTTTTCGCCGAGCACGAAGGAAATCCGGTCGTCCCAGGTCAGGGCCAGCTTCGTCGGCAATTTGCCGCTGGCCAGGTGGGCCTTGATCTCGCCGCTGATTTCCTCGCCATCGAGCGGATGCTTGACGTAGCGCACGGCTGACTTTTCTTCGCCGGCCGCCTTGAGTTCGCAATCGCGGTCGATGGTGAAACCGGCAGGCGCTTCACCGCCCGCCAGCCAGTCGGCCATCGCGGTCTGCGGCGAAATCTGGGTATGGACCATGCTGAGCGGCAGTTCGTCGAGACAATGGCGCAGATGCTCGATCACTTCCTCGGCCTTGGCCGGGCTGGAGGCATCAACACAGAACCAGCCGTTGGTCGGATCGATCCAGGCATAGGTTGTGCGGCGGCGGGTGAAGGCGCGCGGCATCAGTTCTTCGGTAACGCGTTCGCGCAGTTCCTTCAATTGCTTGCGACCCGGGGCGTAGCCCTGCTGGGCTTCCATCGCATCGGCCCGTTCCTTGACCTCTTCATTGACCACCGACGAAGGCAGCAGGCGCTGCTCGATCGACAGGGCGATCATCCACTGACGACCGAGCGAGAAGACCAGCGTGCCGTCACGGCGCGGCGACACCCAGCCGCGCGACATCGGCTGGTTGCTCGGGCATTTGACGAAGGGACCGCGACCGAGCAGTTCCTCGAATTTGGCAAGATCGATATTCCACGGTGTCGGCAGACGGTACAGCTGGAGATTTTTAAACCACATGACTCAATTGCTCAATGAATAGATAAAGAAGGTCGGCGCATTGATGCAGCACGAACGGGGCGGCAGTTTAGCGCGAAACAACCCGCTCGATACCGGCAGATTCGACGACCTGCCGATTCAGCAACTGCCCCAGCTGCCGATCGGTTTTCAGGATGTGGTTAAGCAGCCAGCTTTGGAGATAATCGAGCAGGCCTTGCAGTGCCGCCGCATCGTCGGCCCGGAGCGTTTCGCCCTGCGCAGCAAGTTGCCTGGCAAACTCGCGATGCATGGCCAGATGGGCCAGGGCATGCTCCTGCTGATCGGGCAAATTGGCCAGCAGGCTCTCCTCGGTGCTGAAATGAAAAATGACATAGGCCTTGAGGCGCCGGAGAATATCCTCCAGCGTCGCCTGATCGGGGCGGGTCTCAAGGATGGCCGCCAGCTCATTGATCATGCCGATCAGCTCTTCATGCTGCCGATCAATGGTACGGATACCGGTTTCCATGCTGCTGTTCCAGACAATCTGCATGCTTCTGTCTCCCGTCAAATCCCAACGCACAGCCTGAAGTGTATATTACGCAACGTAGCTTCACGGCCATCCCTCTGCCAGGCTCAACCGCGGAAGAACCGATAGATCAATGCCAGCTCCTGCGCCCTCCAGCACCGACGAACCTCACCCGCCTCACGCCCAAACCGTGGCCCGGCGCAGCGTCTACTGGTTTCTCGTTGCTTTTCTGGTCGCACTCTCGATTTTCGCCCTGCGCAACATTGCTGAAAAAGCCGATGGCCTGAGCAATGCAGCCGCCATCCGGGATTGGACCCGGACGAGTACGACGATCAGCCTGGTGATTCATGAATTGCAGAAGGAGCGCGGCATGTCGAGCGGCTTCATCGCTTCGAGCAGCCGGAACTTCGCCGAAACACTGGGTTTCCAGCGCCTATCGACCGATCAGTCGCTCGCCGCACTGGATGAAAAGCTGTTGCCCGGCGACGCAACACCGCCTGTCGTCGAGCGACTGCGTGAAAAACTGGCCGCCCTGCCCAGGCTGCGCGATAACGTCAGCGAACTCAAGCTGTCCCGCGAATTCATTGTCGAACGCTATACCGACCTGATCGACGACTTGTTCGAGCTGCAACTGACCACCTTCGGCCAGGACATTGAAGCAGCCGTGCTGCGCCAGCAAATGGCCTTCGTCTCGCTGATGCAGGCCAAGGAAATGGCCGGCCAGGAACGCGCCCTGCTCGCCGCCATGCTCTCCGACAAGAATTTCAGCGCCGGCCGGATGGCTGCCTACCATCGAATCAAGGCCGTTGAAGATGCCCGGGTGAGCAATTTCCTTCGCCTGGCGCATCCGGCGGCAACCCATACGTTTCAGGAAATACTGACCCAGCCGGATGCCGCCCGGGCCGACCGGATTCGACTGAATATCGTTGCTGCCAGCCTGCGCGAAGCCAACGGCAATACCGAATCCGACTATCCGCTGCCGAAAGCCGAGGAATGGTTCAGTGTCTCCTCAAGCAAGATCGATGCATTGAAGAGGCTGGAAGATGAACTCGGCCTGGCGGTGAATCTCAGCGCGCATCAACTGGAAAACCGGGCCAGCCATGAATTGATGATCAATGGCCTGCTGGCCCTGCTCTCTTTCGTGCTGGCCGCCGTCCTGCTCAACCAGATCCAGCGCGGGCGTCGCGTCGCCGAGCATCGGCTCAGCCTGGCCGATGCGGTGTATCAGAACAGCGTCGAGTCCATTCTGATCACCGATGCCGCACTCAAGATCATCGACATCAATCCTGCCTTCAGCCTGGTGACCGGCTATGAGCGCCAGGAAATACTCGGCCGCCACCCACGACTTCTCAAGTCCGGCCGTCACGGCGCCGATTTTTATGAGCGGATGTGGCATCACCTGCAGGCCAGCGGCAGTTGGAAAGGCGAGGTCTGGAACCGCCGCAAGAATGGCGAGATTTACCCGGCCTTGCTGTCGATTGTTGCGGTCAGGAACCATGAGGGGCAGACGACCAACTACACCGGCATGATTTTCGATCTCAGCCAGCATCAAAAAGTCGAAGCCCTACTGGAACAACTGCGTACTTTCGATGCGCTGACCGGACTGCCCAACCGCGAATTCTGGCTCTCCGCCCTGGACCAGGCGATTGCCGGAGGTCAACGCAACCAGGGCTGCTTTGCCGTGCTCGAACTCGACCTCGACCGCTTCAAGGTGATCAACGACTCGATGGGACATACCGCGGGCGATGCCATCCTGATCGACACCGCAGAACGCATCAAGAACACCTTGCGCAAGCAGGATCTGGTCACCCGCCCCGGCGGCAATCGCTTCTCCATCCTGCTCAATGAAATCACCAGCCCGCAGGATGTCGCGACGATCTGCGAAAAGCTGCTGGCCGCCTTCGTCGAGCCTTTCG
It encodes:
- a CDS encoding EAL domain-containing protein is translated as MPAPAPSSTDEPHPPHAQTVARRSVYWFLVAFLVALSIFALRNIAEKADGLSNAAAIRDWTRTSTTISLVIHELQKERGMSSGFIASSSRNFAETLGFQRLSTDQSLAALDEKLLPGDATPPVVERLREKLAALPRLRDNVSELKLSREFIVERYTDLIDDLFELQLTTFGQDIEAAVLRQQMAFVSLMQAKEMAGQERALLAAMLSDKNFSAGRMAAYHRIKAVEDARVSNFLRLAHPAATHTFQEILTQPDAARADRIRLNIVAASLREANGNTESDYPLPKAEEWFSVSSSKIDALKRLEDELGLAVNLSAHQLENRASHELMINGLLALLSFVLAAVLLNQIQRGRRVAEHRLSLADAVYQNSVESILITDAALKIIDINPAFSLVTGYERQEILGRHPRLLKSGRHGADFYERMWHHLQASGSWKGEVWNRRKNGEIYPALLSIVAVRNHEGQTTNYTGMIFDLSQHQKVEALLEQLRTFDALTGLPNREFWLSALDQAIAGGQRNQGCFAVLELDLDRFKVINDSMGHTAGDAILIDTAERIKNTLRKQDLVTRPGGNRFSILLNEITSPQDVATICEKLLAAFVEPFELDGVILHVTASLGAAIFPSDGHDTKTLMMAAESALYSAKADGRNLYKYYAREMNELGAQLLKLERMLRLALDHDEFSVVYQPQISAGDERLVGVEALLRWNNPELGQVSPVQFIPVAEETGLIVAIGEWVMRVACQQALAWHKELGFEVPVAVNLSARQFRRSDLLATVAQILDETGLPSHLLELEITEGLLMSDPLGAIEIMRGLHAMGVRTALDDFGTGYSSLAYLKAFPLDRLKIDRAFVRDLPDNASDRAISNTVIALGLNLDMEVLAEGVETQAQRDFLAESGCQVFQGYFYGKPMPAGELSQRIGRGEFRPPIAVDRDNALSACGK
- a CDS encoding bacteriohemerythrin, with translation MQIVWNSSMETGIRTIDRQHEELIGMINELAAILETRPDQATLEDILRRLKAYVIFHFSTEESLLANLPDQQEHALAHLAMHREFARQLAAQGETLRADDAAALQGLLDYLQSWLLNHILKTDRQLGQLLNRQVVESAGIERVVSR
- a CDS encoding YchJ family protein; translation: MKPAAACPCGGGKPYAVCCGQLHSGAEIASTAEALMRSRYSAYVLNLAPYLLATWHASTRPSELDLSDDGTKWLGLNVKCHQAVDENHATVEFIARYRIGGRGYRLYEISRFVREDGRWFYVDGDLNPQEKNTA
- a CDS encoding recombination-associated protein RdgC encodes the protein MWFKNLQLYRLPTPWNIDLAKFEELLGRGPFVKCPSNQPMSRGWVSPRRDGTLVFSLGRQWMIALSIEQRLLPSSVVNEEVKERADAMEAQQGYAPGRKQLKELRERVTEELMPRAFTRRRTTYAWIDPTNGWFCVDASSPAKAEEVIEHLRHCLDELPLSMVHTQISPQTAMADWLAGGEAPAGFTIDRDCELKAAGEEKSAVRYVKHPLDGEEISGEIKAHLASGKLPTKLALTWDDRISFVLGEKLEIKRLAFLDLLKEEAEKSAERADEQFDADFALMTGEFARFLPQVIEALGGEVVETP